The following is a genomic window from Streptomyces sp. BHT-5-2.
ACCGGTGGCCCGGGCGTGGGCCGTCGCATGCTTGGCGGGCGAGTCGTCGCAGCAGCCGATGTGGCCGCACTGTGCGCAACGTCGCAGGTGGAACCACCAGCCGCCGCCGGCGTCGCACTCGGTGCATCCGGTTCCGCTGGGCGGGACCGAGGTGTCGATTCCGTTCGGGGAACTCATGACGGCTCCTCTGGGGCAGGGGGCTCGGCGGAGGCCAACGGGAGGCGCACCTGGAAGCGGGTGTCGCCGGGGACGGAGTGGAACCGCAGGTCACCTCTGTGCTTGTTGACGATGATGCGCCATGAGATGTCCAAGCCGAGACCGGTCCCCTCCCCCACCGGTTTGGTGGTGAAGAACGGGTCGAAGACGCGGTCGCGGATCTCCACGGGGACTCCGGGGCCGGTGTCTTGGAACTCGACGAGGAGATGGTCTCCCTCGCGCGCGGTGCGTACCGTCAACGTGCCGTCGGCGCCCGTACTGTTCATCGCCGAGACAGCGTTGTCGATCAGATTCGTCCACACCTGGTTGAGTTCGCCGGGGTGGGCCGGGATCTTCGGCAGGCTGCGGTCGTAGTCCTTGACGACGGTGATGTGGGGGCCGATCTTCGCGGAGACCATCAGCAGGGTGCTGTCCAGCAGTTCATGCACGTCCGC
Proteins encoded in this region:
- a CDS encoding UBP-type zinc finger domain-containing protein; its protein translation is MSSPNGIDTSVPPSGTGCTECDAGGGWWFHLRRCAQCGHIGCCDDSPAKHATAHARATGHPVIRSFEPGETWFWNYETSEAYASGPHLAPPESHPADQPTPGPAGRVPEDWADHLG